CGCTCCGGGCCGGGAAGCCCCTCCCGGGCGCGCGGGCGGAGGCGCTCCGGTCGTTCACCCTCGCCGTCATGGACCATCGGGGGGCGGTTGGCGACGAGGAGGTGCGGGCGTTCCTCGACGCGGGCTACAGCGCGCGGAACGCCCTCGAAGTCGTCCTCGGCGTCGGCGCGTACACCATCTCGACCTTCGCCAACCGGCTGATCGACGCCCCCCTCGACCCGCCGTTCCAGGCCTTCGCCTGGGACGGTGCCGGCGGGTGAGTTCGGGCCCGCTCGCGCTCCGATCGTTGTCATATACCCCCTAGAGGTATAAATTAAGCGGGTGTCAGCGAGAGAGCGACGGAGGAGAAGGAGGCCGTGATGTCCGAACCGGTGCAGCACGTGAGCCATGCCGCGGGTGAGGGGCACCATGAACCCGGCCATCACCCACGGAAGGCCGGTTGGCGGGTGGCCGCGTCGGCGACCCTGCACTGCCTCACCGGGTGCGCCATCGGTGAGGTGCTCGGCATGGTGATCGGCACGGCTCTGGGATGGCCGAACGTGCCCACCCTCGCCCTGGCCATCGCGCTGGCCTTCTTCTTCGGCTACGCGCTCACCCTGGTCGGGCTGCGCAGGGCCGGCGTCGACTGGCGCAAGGCCCTGCGGCTGGCACTGGCGGCCGACACCCTGTCCATCCTCGTCATGGAGATCGTCGACAACGCCGTCATGGTCGCGGTTCCCGGCGCCATGGACGCGGGACTGACCTCGGGCCTCTTCTGGGGCGCCCTCGCCTTCGCCCTCCTGGTGGCCTTCCTGGTCACCACGCCCATCAACAAGTGGATCATCGGCCGGGGCAGGGGACACGCCGTCATCCACGCCTACCACCACTGAGAGATCGCTCCCACCCGCCCGTGCCACCCGGAACCGCCGGGAACGCGCCGTACGCCGGTCAACGGGGGAGGTCAGTGGCGCCGCCCGCGAGGGTGCGCAGCAGGCGGCCCTGCTCGGGGAGGCAGGAGAACGCGAACCCGTGCCGCTCGGCCGCCGCGACCGCGCGGGCCACGAGCGGCGGGAGGCCGGTTTCGCTTCGGTACGCGGCGGTGCCCAACGGAGACATGAGCGCATTATCGGGAAAACCGCCGCCGCCCGGATCCGTTCCCCAAAAAATGATCACTGTCCGCGCGTTCCACCCCGGCGGACACGGGAACGAACACC
This region of Streptosporangium sp. NBC_01495 genomic DNA includes:
- a CDS encoding DUF4396 domain-containing protein, producing MSEPVQHVSHAAGEGHHEPGHHPRKAGWRVAASATLHCLTGCAIGEVLGMVIGTALGWPNVPTLALAIALAFFFGYALTLVGLRRAGVDWRKALRLALAADTLSILVMEIVDNAVMVAVPGAMDAGLTSGLFWGALAFALLVAFLVTTPINKWIIGRGRGHAVIHAYHH